Part of the Penicillium digitatum chromosome 4, complete sequence genome is shown below.
AAATTAACAAAAGTACCAACAGATTGTGTATGCACGGTACTATATAACATAGACTGAGTCATATGGTGCATAGTTACATAGTTATGTTGTAAATCCGATCTACCAATTCAAGGTACAATCTATATACTTTTCTATAAAAGCAACCAAAAGGCCTTTGAGAGGGAAAATCAGCATAGTTATCGCATGGTACATAAGACCGGGCCATGTCAAGTATAGAGTCTCGTACACCATGTTGTACATCTGATTAGCCTAAATTCTCCCATTGTTCTCATTCTACTCTTCTTGCGTGACAATGACTCAGTTGGTGTTCCTGGCCCAGACCGAAATGATTCGATTGAATATCACGGGTAAGGGATTTGTAGATTTATTGCCAGACCTATGGACAAGGTAGCAGTGATTCGGTATGCTAAACTAGAAAGGACACCTAAGAAATATGCTGGGGATGTACTTGGCTCACATGTATATCCTCGAAACATCCATCTGATATCTCGCATGTGACTTGGGTGCCTTAGGCCACAACGTTATGTCATAGGTCAACTTGAACGTTGCGGGTGAACGGAGTTGTATATGTTGTACCTTAGGGATTATTATACCCCTCTCTGTTAGAAGGTTCGATTAGAAGAAAGAGACATTAAGTAAATTCACTCAAATAAATCGCTCTGTAAATCATACGTTGCTTATTTCCAGTCGTGTGATCTTCATCCGGCTCCCGGAGAGCGCAAGCGGAGGGGACCACTCAACCTCGGCAGTGAAAACGTTCCGATGACTCGCACTACTCTTTCTCCTTGACACTTCTCTCCAGAAAACACTCTTTCTGAACATCCATATCCTACAAGGCCATTTGGCCAATAGATATCCACCATGTGGAAGCCTTCAGAAAGGCTGATGGAAACCATCAGACACTATGCCAGCTTCCCCGCAACAGGTGTCTCATTGAGGCAGATGGTCCAATTCGGTGACCGTCCCTCAACAGGTATGAACTACGAACTGATTTGGCACTGTATCCCAGTAAAGGTCTAACTCTCATTTAGGTACACTGTTCCGCGCCTCTCAATTTCTCTCCGAGGAGCTCCCAATTCGTCTCGCACATCGCGTGCAGGATCTGGGTGAGCTGCCAGATGGGCTGAGTGAGATGCCATCGATCAAAAAAGTCCAGGATTGGTATGCGCAGTCATTTGAGGTATGTGACTCATCCATTGGCAATTAATTTCGGATCCATGTACTGACCCGAATACTAGGAAATCACTGCTCTGCCTCGGCCCACTCTGACTCAAGAAGTGAAAGCACGCCTTTTGCGACCAGGCCGGATAAACGGTGGCCCTTCGAAAATCCTCTCCGAGACAACTCAAAATCCCAGCGTGCGTGAAGGACAGTACCGGTCATCCGTGACCGCAACCAATGGAAATGGTGTTGCAAAAGCGCACGCCGCGGCAGGCCGACGGTACTTTTTTGCTGCGGAAGGCTGTGGGGACTGGCCTCCGGAACTCAACGACTACAACCAACGGTTTGCCAAGACCCTCCAACAGATCAAGCGACGTCACGACGGAGTCGTGACCACTGTCGCGCAAGGCATTCTGGAATGGAAACGTGCGCGGCAGCGCATGCAGATCGACTCCACGATTCAGTCCTTCCTCGACCGGTTTTACATGTCAAGAATTGGTATACGAATGCTAATTGGCCAACACATCGCACTCACGGAACAAACGCATGTCAAACACCCCAACTATGTCGGAATAATTTGTACCAAGACCAATGTTCGCGACATCGCGCTCGAGGCCATTGAAAACGCCCGCTTTGTCTGCGAGGACTACTACGGTCTCTTCGAGTCGCCTAAGGTGCAGCTGGTCTGCAAGGAGGACTTGAACTTTATGTATGTTCCCGGGCACCTATCACACATGCTCTTCGAAACCCTCAAGAACTCGCTTCGGGCGGTCGTTGAACATCACGGTACCGATAAGGATGAATTCCCCGTGACCAAGGTCATCGTTGCCGAAGGCAAAGAGGACATCACGATCAAAATTTCCGACGAGGGCGGAGGTATTCCTCGGTCGTCGATCCCCCTTGTATGGACCTACATGTACACTACCGTGGAGAAAACGCCCAACCTGGAACCTGATTTTGATAAGagtgacttcaaagcgccaatggctggatttggatatggcCTACCAATAAGCCGACTCTACGCACGGTACTTTGGCGGTGATTTGAAATTGATCAGTATGGAGGGGTGTGTTCTTTCTCTGCTTTCACTTTTTGTCAAACCCTCACTAATTGACCCCCGCAGCTACGGAACCGACGTCTACCTCCATCTTAACCGCCTCTCTTCCAGCTCAGAACCCCTGCAATGACAATCACCCGTCACGAGAGACGGTCGGATCCGGATCACCACTTCGCATCGCCTGCACCCAATTTACAATGATCCGGAATACAAACCCACGCCGTCTCGAGGACTGACACTGATGAATGCCCAGGCCCACTACGCTCGCATGCTCAGCCGAGAGGTTTCGGAGCGTAAACAAGTAGGAGACATGGAGAGTCTGTTCCACTCGGAGAAGCGGAGGAGAGACGAGGAAGAGATGTAAGACGGGCTTTGGCTTAGCCTTGGCTTTGG
Proteins encoded:
- a CDS encoding Pyruvate dehydrogenase kinase, translating into MWKPSERLMETIRHYASFPATGVSLRQMVQFGDRPSTGTLFRASQFLSEELPIRLAHRVQDLGELPDGLSEMPSIKKVQDWYAQSFEEITALPRPTLTQEVKARLLRPGRINGGPSKILSETTQNPSVREGQYRSSVTATNGNGVAKAHAAAGRRYFFAAEGCGDWPPELNDYNQRFAKTLQQIKRRHDGVVTTVAQGILEWKRARQRMQIDSTIQSFLDRFYMSRIGIRMLIGQHIALTEQTHVKHPNYVGIICTKTNVRDIALEAIENARFVCEDYYGLFESPKVQLVCKEDLNFMYVPGHLSHMLFETLKNSLRAVVEHHGTDKDEFPVTKVIVAEGKEDITIKISDEGGGIPRSSIPLVWTYMYTTVEKTPNLEPDFDKSDFKAPMAGFGYGLPISRLYARYFGGDLKLITTEPTSTSILTASLPAQNPCNDNHPSRETVGSGSPLRIACTQFTMIRNTNPRRLED